The DNA segment CGTAGAGAATATGCACTTGTCATACAAAATTAAGCCTTAATTGCATACTAATTATATCTTGTGTTTCAGGTTTCGCAACCATAACATTGTTTGGTACGTCATCCGCGGCCTACTGCGAGATAACAGACAAAATCAGTAACTGTGTGTTCACTGTAATCTGCAGAAACAAAACCTCGGCAATTAGCTATCCGAGCTGCAGCAACAGTAACGTCACGTTTGTCGTCACGGGCAGCAATCTTTTAAACATTAGCAACACATTTTTCGGCGGCACCAACTTTGACTCAAAAGTACGGACAATAGTAGCTAAAAATAACACTTGGACCAATTTAGGGTTAAAAACATTTGCATATTACAAAGAAACTACTTCAATAGATATTTCACGTAACAATGTGAATCGTGTAAAATCCTTGCCGTTCAAGGGTTTGGAGAAACTGGTCACGCTTAATTTGTCTCACAATATTATTGAGTATTTGGAACCAGATGCGTTTTACGTGACTGAAGTGAGGCCACTTAATGTCAAGCTCCTAGATTTATCGTACAATAGATTGACGGTGTTATCCACACAGTTATCCCAGCTAGCAAACCTGACGACGTTGTACCTACAAGAGAATATGTTGCATAATTTGGAAAGTCAATGCTTTCGAGGCCTAAAGTCATTACATCTTCTAAACTTAGATCAAAACTCATTGACTTCGCTCAACACAAGTGtagcaaatttgaaaaccttgACTGAATTTAATGTATGTTACAACGATCTCACAGATTTATTCAACGCCGATACAATTGGTTTGACCAGCTTGAAGTATTTTAATGCATcgcataacattataaaatatatggaatcacgtatttttaaaaatatgactaaTTTAACTGTGCTTGATTTTAGTCATAACAACATCAGTGTGCCAATTAAAAGCGAAATGTTCAAGTCCAACACAAAACTTCAACATGTAGATTTTTATGATAACAATATTCAACAATTAGATGACAATGCATTTGCTAGTAATTCTAATGTGACGTATGTAAATTTTGAGAACAATAACATAGAAGGAGCTCTGACAGCATCCACGTTTGTtggtttgaaaaatattgataaatttgaTTTGGCCAACCAAAGTATTGTTAGCATTAATGAAAACGCATTTGAAAATATGACTGGACTTCGGTATTTGAATTTGactagaaataaaatttgtgataTAGCAAATTCTAGTTTTGTTGACACATCTATTACCAAATTAGATTTatcttacaataaattaaatgcacTTAATTTCTTAAAAGACTTAACTAGTTTAGtagaactttatttaaataacaataacatcacTGTAGTACAAAGACTCGCATTTTTTGGACAGAATAAATTAAGAGTGTTGGACTTGTCGATGAACATGATTGTTACTTTTGAAGAATTATCTCTGCCTTTAGTCGAgttgcaatatttaaatataacaggtAACCGCTTGGTAGGAAGCATTGCGAAAAATGTCTTCAGTCCGGCTAAATTCTTAAGGTTTTTAGATATAAGCAACTTTAATATAACCAAAATCGAATCTATGGCCTTCGTAAACCTACCGAATTTAGCTCGGCTTAATttatctcacaatcaaatcgaTTTCATAGAACCGGATAATTTTATTGGAGTTAACAATATGTACAGTTTGGACATTTCGAACAACCGTATAAAACAATTAGCGTTAAATAATGgtttatcaaatttaaacgctgtttatttgaataacaatgaGTTCACGAACGTATCTAGCATTTTCCCTGGTCCTAGCAAACTGTTGTATGTAGATATGtcaaataataagataaaaagtTTAATCGGTGTTGGAGCAAAAACGTTCCCAAATATAACCGTGTTACGTCTATCTAATAATCAAATTGGAAACTTCAATAATCCTGACACAAATACATTGACGTCCTTGGTTGACCTTAAACTCTCTTCTAACAATCTAACTGACATCACATTAAGATACTACAAAGAGCTCATGACCTTAGAGTTGAGTGACAATCATTTGACGCGTATTGACAGAAATTTCTTTGAGAACGTATACTACATACAAGCACTCGACCTAAGTCGCAACAATATCAGCGAATTACCTCCAGGAACGTTCCAGAACATGAGGAACCTGAAACTGCTTAATTTATCGTCTAATTATCTGACGCAATTACGTTACGGCAGTCTTAAAGGACTCCACAAAACCGAATTGCTtgatttatctaaaaataagttGCGTTTCCTCGAAATTGACGTGTTGCACGAATGTGTGAAGTTAAACACTTTGattcttgataataattttttgaCCACACTTGACGTTGTAAGTTTGAGTAgtaagtatttgtttaatttaaagacATTGAGTATTGGAGGTAACCCTATATCATGTCGCGAAGTAGTAATTAATTCAAGGTATGGTAGAGGCAACCAGCTTGAGGTTACAGCTGTTGACAAAGTGTATCATGAAGATAACGTTCATGGAATAAAATGTGGTACTAATACATCTGTGCCTGAAGCCACTACAGAAGACGCGTCATTAATGGATaacgaattaattattataatatttgctttGATTTTTGGGATATTGATATTGTATGTAatggtatatataatatactgtaaATTGTTTAGAAAAAGAC comes from the Manduca sexta isolate Smith_Timp_Sample1 chromosome 16, JHU_Msex_v1.0, whole genome shotgun sequence genome and includes:
- the LOC115449106 gene encoding toll-like receptor 3; this encodes MGSYKLLLCFATITLFGTSSAAYCEITDKISNCVFTVICRNKTSAISYPSCSNSNVTFVVTGSNLLNISNTFFGGTNFDSKVRTIVAKNNTWTNLGLKTFAYYKETTSIDISRNNVNRVKSLPFKGLEKLVTLNLSHNIIEYLEPDAFYVTEVRPLNVKLLDLSYNRLTVLSTQLSQLANLTTLYLQENMLHNLESQCFRGLKSLHLLNLDQNSLTSLNTSVANLKTLTEFNVCYNDLTDLFNADTIGLTSLKYFNASHNIIKYMESRIFKNMTNLTVLDFSHNNISVPIKSEMFKSNTKLQHVDFYDNNIQQLDDNAFASNSNVTYVNFENNNIEGALTASTFVGLKNIDKFDLANQSIVSINENAFENMTGLRYLNLTRNKICDIANSSFVDTSITKLDLSYNKLNALNFLKDLTSLVELYLNNNNITVVQRLAFFGQNKLRVLDLSMNMIVTFEELSLPLVELQYLNITGNRLVGSIAKNVFSPAKFLRFLDISNFNITKIESMAFVNLPNLARLNLSHNQIDFIEPDNFIGVNNMYSLDISNNRIKQLALNNGLSNLNAVYLNNNEFTNVSSIFPGPSKLLYVDMSNNKIKSLIGVGAKTFPNITVLRLSNNQIGNFNNPDTNTLTSLVDLKLSSNNLTDITLRYYKELMTLELSDNHLTRIDRNFFENVYYIQALDLSRNNISELPPGTFQNMRNLKLLNLSSNYLTQLRYGSLKGLHKTELLDLSKNKLRFLEIDVLHECVKLNTLILDNNFLTTLDVVSLSSKYLFNLKTLSIGGNPISCREVVINSRYGRGNQLEVTAVDKVYHEDNVHGIKCGTNTSVPEATTEDASLMDNELIIIIFALIFGILILYVMVYIIYCKLFRKRRLVVINQPSVPSSLEMDSTDMSNHLLM